The following coding sequences are from one Candidatus Methanoperedens sp. window:
- a CDS encoding IPT/TIG domain-containing protein, with protein sequence MKNKKLYLAAAVVFLAFVGLAWALTPPPPPPPPVPQNLGIFDTSIAFFQTNATDQNACRACHQTTGTNTPGGYGNVLGGVPTRHHRLLSGNAINPLTNAPFGCGDCHPPTPGVGNGILLDRSCTDCHNPANNFTGNSIGGHVGNLSRPHHFNTTYDDANIGNPVAARQCKICHGSFVANYNDSHYVPSYATDFMITPFATFKITSLQPLPTTLYHSDGTTLENKTWGGCESCHLGTVNASNNNSLAAKGLYTGTPILDNHDSHHQTILDGFVNVSGRYGTLGGRTPGAVCSWCHVIYPGETFTAINPFTGEILPSSLELRNSTIEAKDAANGSFEPGTVNITINGTGCQKCHSVQSIHNIELAGAGTTQGLGHVGNNTDCYGCHNSWLPADTNPFSGPIIPTVDSISPSVIAVNTATTLTITGSNFVNDAYTSVVTVDGVTYTPTSETDTQIVVSIPALSAGIHQLQLVKGPDTLSKLSVLTVVPVVTLSSATLNGATLTLSGSGFGSQPATNAQQYVIVGHAGYSASINSWSDTQIVATVSGTVAAGDTAEVITADAGDAAAAIVVSTPTPGITVTSPNGGETWKQKTTQTITWAKVGQMGANVKIEILLGTSVKKTISTANSGTYSWAIGTQALGTTYKVRITSVNAKGQTYTIYKDTSDSVFSIVKP encoded by the coding sequence ATGAAAAATAAAAAATTGTATTTAGCGGCCGCTGTCGTCTTTCTGGCGTTTGTCGGCTTAGCTTGGGCGTTAACACCGCCACCGCCACCACCACCGCCGGTGCCGCAGAACCTTGGTATATTCGATACTTCGATAGCATTTTTCCAAACCAATGCAACAGACCAGAATGCGTGCAGAGCCTGCCATCAAACGACAGGAACAAACACCCCTGGTGGATACGGTAATGTCCTTGGTGGCGTACCAACAAGACATCACAGACTGTTGTCAGGAAATGCGATAAATCCGCTTACCAATGCTCCATTCGGATGTGGAGATTGCCATCCACCGACCCCAGGAGTAGGAAATGGAATATTGTTGGACCGTAGCTGTACAGATTGCCATAATCCAGCAAACAATTTCACGGGAAATTCCATTGGCGGCCATGTGGGCAATTTAAGCAGACCGCATCACTTCAATACAACATATGATGATGCGAATATTGGAAATCCTGTAGCGGCCAGGCAGTGTAAGATCTGTCACGGCAGTTTCGTAGCCAACTACAACGACAGTCATTATGTACCATCGTATGCTACGGACTTCATGATAACCCCGTTCGCCACATTTAAGATCACCAGCTTACAACCATTACCCACTACACTCTACCATTCGGATGGCACCACTTTGGAAAATAAGACATGGGGAGGTTGCGAATCATGCCATTTGGGTACGGTAAATGCATCAAACAATAACAGTTTAGCTGCAAAAGGCTTGTATACTGGGACACCAATTCTGGACAACCACGACAGCCATCACCAGACAATTCTGGACGGTTTTGTGAATGTAAGTGGTAGATATGGAACTCTTGGAGGCAGGACCCCGGGTGCAGTTTGCAGCTGGTGCCATGTAATATATCCAGGCGAGACATTCACCGCAATCAATCCATTTACTGGTGAAATCTTACCTAGTTCACTGGAACTTAGAAACTCAACTATCGAGGCGAAGGACGCAGCTAACGGATCATTTGAACCAGGTACCGTTAATATTACCATTAATGGTACAGGTTGTCAGAAATGCCATAGTGTGCAAAGTATCCATAATATCGAACTTGCTGGTGCAGGTACAACCCAAGGACTTGGGCACGTAGGAAATAATACAGATTGTTATGGATGCCACAATTCATGGCTGCCAGCAGATACAAATCCGTTCTCAGGACCTATTATTCCAACAGTGGATAGTATAAGCCCGTCAGTAATAGCTGTAAACACTGCAACGACTCTTACCATCACAGGTTCGAACTTCGTGAATGATGCCTATACATCTGTAGTAACTGTAGATGGAGTGACATATACACCAACATCTGAGACAGATACGCAGATAGTAGTCAGCATTCCGGCACTGAGCGCAGGAATCCATCAACTGCAACTTGTGAAAGGCCCAGACACGCTAAGCAAACTGTCAGTATTGACTGTTGTGCCAGTGGTCACTTTGTCTTCAGCGACATTGAACGGCGCAACCTTAACTCTTTCCGGATCTGGATTCGGAAGTCAACCGGCAACAAATGCTCAGCAATATGTCATTGTCGGCCATGCAGGTTATTCTGCGAGTATCAATAGCTGGAGCGATACACAGATAGTGGCAACAGTATCTGGTACAGTAGCAGCAGGAGATACGGCAGAAGTGATAACTGCGGACGCTGGAGATGCAGCGGCAGCTATTGTAGTATCAACACCAACACCAGGAATAACAGTTACTTCTCCAAATGGAGGAGAGACCTGGAAACAAAAAACCACTCAGACGATAACATGGGCAAAAGTTGGTCAGATGGGAGCAAATGTAAAGATAGAAATCCTTCTAGGAACGAGTGTTAAGAAAACAATTAGCACTGCGAACTCTGGTACCTATAGTTGGGCGATTGGTACCCAGGCACTAGGAACAACCTATAAGGTAAGAATAACAAGCGTAAACGCCAAAGGTCAGACATACACGATATACAAGGATACTAGCGACAGCGTATTCAGCATCGTGAAACCGTAA
- a CDS encoding ATP-binding cassette domain-containing protein — protein sequence MEKTVEVSHVSKSFNGQPVVKDISFEIAPGEVFGLIGPNGAGKTTIIRMLLDIMKPDSGEINILGGRAGTKDMIGYLPEERGMYRRLSVMDTLMYLGALKNRQSRERTLSLLEKMGMLTNKDMKIQELSKGMQQKIQFIAAINHDPQLIILDEPFSGLDPVNMKLVKDLILELSREGKTVLISTHMMDQVERMCERIFMIHRGKGVLYGSVSEIKSRYGKNTIFLEFEGELKNITGVKKISHSGNYAELVLEPGVDTRDILKSIAADVRVNKFEVSAPSLNEIFIKVVEGT from the coding sequence ATGGAAAAAACAGTTGAAGTTTCACATGTATCAAAATCTTTCAACGGGCAGCCGGTTGTTAAAGATATTTCCTTTGAGATAGCACCCGGTGAGGTATTCGGCCTGATAGGACCGAACGGGGCCGGGAAAACCACGATCATCCGGATGCTTCTTGATATAATGAAACCGGATTCCGGCGAAATAAATATCCTCGGAGGACGAGCTGGTACCAAGGACATGATCGGCTACCTTCCAGAAGAGCGGGGGATGTATCGGCGACTTTCGGTAATGGATACCCTGATGTATCTTGGCGCCTTGAAAAACAGGCAGAGTAGAGAGAGAACATTGTCCCTCCTTGAAAAGATGGGCATGCTCACAAATAAGGATATGAAGATCCAGGAACTCAGTAAGGGCATGCAGCAAAAGATCCAGTTCATTGCGGCGATAAACCACGACCCGCAGCTCATAATCCTCGACGAGCCCTTCTCAGGTCTTGACCCTGTGAACATGAAGCTTGTTAAAGACCTGATACTTGAACTCAGCAGGGAAGGAAAAACTGTGCTGATCAGCACTCACATGATGGACCAGGTGGAGCGCATGTGCGAGCGGATATTCATGATACACCGTGGAAAAGGGGTATTATACGGCAGCGTATCTGAAATAAAATCCAGGTATGGCAAGAATACTATTTTCCTTGAGTTCGAAGGCGAGCTGAAAAATATAACCGGTGTAAAGAAGATCAGTCATTCGGGCAATTACGCTGAACTTGTTCTCGAACCCGGGGTGGATACCCGGGATATACTAAAGAGTATTGCAGCC